TAGATCCTACTTCATCTTACAAAGGACCCCTAGGATATCTCTAACCGCTATAGGATCATCTACATACTCCGAACTACACCAATAGCAAAAAGTGATTATGCAGTTCATTTTAATCATGTGTAAAGGACTACtactactctcaaagcatctCATATTTCTCTCCTTCCATATGGTCCACCAAATCACTGCTGGGACAATCCTCTATCTGCTTTGGTCTGTACTGCCACTGCCTTCATTGTTCCAGCTTTCTATAGCCTAACTTGCCCTTTGTGGCATGGTCCAGTTTGTGCccctgaagatggtaaataagTGCCACAGTTGTCTAACCACCTTGCAATGAAGAAACAGATGGTTGATTGTCTCTGCCTGTTGCtcacaaaaaaaacatctaGGACACATGTATTCCCCTCTTCATTAGATTCTCCTGTGTTAGTACCGCCTCTTTAACTACCAACCAAGTAAAGACTGTCACCTTATATGGAATTTTGACTTTCCAGATAAGCTTCCAAGGCAAAATCTGAGTTGAGTCCCCATTTGATTCAGGTTCTTGTAGGCAGAGCTAACTGTGAAGATACCTTTGTTGTGATGAATCCACCTAAGAGTGTCTTCTCCCTCTTTCAATCCTCCAAAATGGTCCAGGGTGCCATAAAATTCAGCTAGTCTATCCACCTCCCAGTCTTGTATCCTCCTTCTGTATGTTAAGTTCCATCCATGGATGGACCAAACTTCTTGCACAGTGGCCTCATGTTGCTGATTCAACAGATAGATGTCTGGAAAGAGCTATTTGAGGCTGCCATTTCCTAACCAATTATCGTCCCAAAACAAAATCTTTCTTCCATTGTTTACATTGAATCTAGTTCTTTGAAAGAAACAATGCCACAAATTTCTGATTGATCTCTATATGCTAATACCATAGGCAGAAGTCACTTCCTTAGTTTTCCAGTGATCTATCTTCTCATACTTGGCCTGAATCACTCTAACCCAAAGGGCCTGCTCCTCTTTAGGAAATCTCCACAACCACTTCATCATAAGGCATTTGTTCtgtttcttcaagtttctaatGCCTAAACCACCTTGTTTCTTTGAAAGAATTACAGTCTTCCATTTGACCAAATGAAATCCTTTNATCACTCTAACCCAAAGAGCTTGCTCCTCTTTAGGAAATCTCCACAACCACTTCATCATAAGACTTTTGTTCtgtttcttcaagtttctaatGCCTAACCCACCTTGTTTCTTTGAAAGAATTACAGTCTTCCATTTAACCAAATGAAATCCTTTATATTCTTTCTCTCTATTCCACAAAAAATTCCTCCTTAATGCATCAATTCTTTCCTCCACCTTAGGGGGGAGAGGAAAAACTGACATCAAATATGTTGGCAAAGCATCTAAGACTGAGTTGATCAGGGTCAATCTTCCACCTCTAGACAAATACTGTGCTTTCCATCTAGATAGTCTTCTTTCACATCTCTCCAGCACCCCATTCCAGATTTCATTGGATTTGCTTTTGGCTCCCAAAGGCATCCCCAAATATACTGTTGGTAGTTTACCTAGTTCTCCTCCCAAGATCTCTGTCAGATGTTGCATTCTGTTCACCTCATTAATTGGAAAAATCAGACTTTTCCTCCAGTTGATATGTAGTCCTGAAGTTGCTTAAAAAAGAATGAGTATCACTCGCAGGATCTTAAGTTGGCTTTCTTCTGCATCATAGAAGATGAGAGTGTCATCTGCATATTGGAGATGAGTGACTTCCAGTCTTAGATTCCCCTCAGTTGCTACATTAAAGCCCCTTATCCACCCTTTAGTGTGAGTAGTCTTTAGCATGTTGTTTAGGCCTTCCATCACTATAATGAATAGAAAAGGTGAGAGAGGATCACCTTGTCTTAGTCCTCTGTCTGATGAAAAGAAGCCTTCAGGAGATCCATTTATCAGTATTGAGAATTTAACAGTGCGTATACAAAACTTTATCCATCTGATCCATTTCAATCCAAAGCCCATTCTCTGCATGATTTCAAGTAGGAAGCTCCAACTGACATGATCATACGCTTTCTCTATGTCCAGTTTGCACATGACTCCTGGGGACTTTTCCTTCACTCTCGAGTCTAGACACTCATTAGCAATTAAGATTGCATCAGTTATTTGCCTTCCTCTTACATTTGTTGAGTATCTACTAGCTTGTGCATCACTTTCTTTAATCTTTTTGTGAGAATCTTGGCAATCAACTTGTAGACACTTCCAATTAAACTGATTGGTCTAAAGTCTCTCAATTCCTTTGCACCACTCTTTTTTGGGATGACAGCTATGTATGTTGCATTAAAGCTCTTTTCAAAAAACTCCTGGGAGTGGAAATTCTGCATAGTAGACATCAAATCCCCCTTCACTATCTCCCAGCAATTAACAAAAAAACCCATTGTGTATCCATCTGGACCTGGTGCTTTGTCTACAGCACAAGCTTTAAGTCCAAGAAGGACCTCCTCTTCTTCAAAAGGCTTTTGTAGTTCTTGTTGCTCCTCAAAGTTGATGGAAGGACACTGGTTCATGTTAAAGGATGGTCTCCAATTCTCATTTTCCTTGTACAACTTCCTATAAAAAGANTTGCATCAGTTATTTGCCTTCCTCTTAGGAAGGCCATTTGTTGAGTATCTACTAGTTTGTGCATCACTttcttcaatctttttgtgAGAATCTTTGCAATCAACTTGTATACACTTCCAATTAAACTGATTGGTCTAAAGTCTCTCAATTTCTTTGCACCACTCTTTTTTGGGATAAGAGCTATATATGTTGCATTAAAGCTCTTTTCAAAAAACTCCTGGGAGTGAAAGTTCTGCATAGTAGACATCAAATCCCCCTTCACTATCTCCCAGCAATTAACAAAAAAACCCATTGTGTATCCATCTGGACCTGGTGCTTTGTCTACAGCACAATCTTTAAGTCCAAGAAGGACCTCCTCTTCTTCAAAAGGCTTTTGTAGTTCTTGTTGCTCCTCAACGCTGATGGAAGGACACTGGTTCATGTGAAATGATGGTCTCCAGTTCTCACTTTCCTTGTACAACTtcctataaaaagaaataatttctgTTTTGATCTCTATAGGATCCACCAGTTCTTGATCTTCTACCACCAGTTTATCAATATGGTTGAATCTCTTATGAGCAGTTGCCATTCTCTGAAAGAACTTTGTATTTTTGTCCCCTTGTTTTATCCACAGAGTTCTAGATCTCTGTCTCCATGCTATCCCTTCCTTCTTTGCGTACTCTTCAAACTCCTTTACCACACTTGCTTTTTGAAGAGTCTCTACTTCAGTTAAAGGCCTGGACTGTTGAATTTCGTCAAACTCATGAACTCTGTTGAgcatttccttctttcttttttccagGTTCCCATAAGTGCTTACACTCCAGTCTTTCAGTTTAGTCTTCATAGCTTTCAGCTTGGAAGCTAAGATGAAATCAGGCCTCCCTTCGAATTCAAAAGATGTCCACCAATCTTTAATTCTTTCATTAAAACCCTCGGTCTCCAACCACCAtccttcaaatttgaaatatgattttgtatGACTCCAACGGCCACTTTTAAGTGCAATTGGTGCATGGTCAGAGCAAACTCGAGGTAATAGTTCTTGCTTCACATTGCAGAAACTCTCCCCCCATTCCGAGGAGTACATAATTTTGTCTATCCTCGAAACAGCTTCCAGGTTGGCCCACGTGTAGTTCCCCCCTTCAAGTGGTGGATCAATTAGCTCCATGTCCTCAATAACATCAGAAAAATCATTCATGTACACAGAAGTTCTCATTCATGTACACAGAAGTTCTGGTGCAGTTCCTCTTTTCTGAAGCATATCTAACAATATTGAAATCACCCCCAAGGACCCAAGGCCCTGTAAATAAACTCCTGACAGCCCCTATCTCCCACCACACCTCCTGTCTTTCTAAGTTGCAAGTTGGTGCATATATCCCTGTCATGTGCCAAGTGAAACCATTAACCCTTGATTTAAAACTGCAAGTCAAGGTGTATGAACCTATCTCCACTACTTCGCCTTCCCAAACATTGTTGTCCCACATCATTAATTTGCCTCCCCCTAGTGCCACTAGCCTGCAGTTCCCCATATTTGACCCCTCTTTTTCCCCACACTTGTTTAATTTCCTCCCCACTATTTCCTTCAAGCTTTGTCTCCTGTAAGCAGATCACATCTGCTCTCCATTCCTGAATCACACTATTTATCATCCTCCTTTTATCCCTACAATTTAAACTCCTCACATTCCATGAAATTATGGAAACATTAATCATTTATCTAAAGCCTTTCCCCTCCCCCTATTTCTTGTGCCTTTGCTATGGAATTGCATATCAATCATTAAACCTTTGAGCTCCTGTATGCCTTTGACTTTGGTGCTTTCCCCTGTTTTCTGCTCTGTTTCTATATTCCTTGAATGTCTTCTACTGTCTATCTTCTTGAAGAGTGCTAAGGCTTCCTTTTTGCACCCCTCAAACTCAACCCCGAACTCTTTGCTCAACTTGATTATGTTTTGATGAACCCACAGTGATGCATCCATCTCCCCGTCACTCTCTTCTTCAACGGATTGAAAGTTAAGTGGCTCTGCTTCTTCACAGTTGCAGAAATCTTCCTCATTGCAATTCACCAGTTGCATATTGGAGCATAAAATATCAAACTccgaatcttcttcttcaataacTGTTACTGCATCAACATAATCCTCTTCCTCTTCCACTCTTGTGAGTTCCTGAGATTCCGTGGATGCATTTGCATTCAGATCGCCATTCTCGCTGTCGAAAAAGGTTGAGTCTGTGGAGTTTGCTTCAATTTCGATTAGCATGGGGTCTGCCTTTGTTTTATCTGTGTCTTCTGATTTTTTTAACTCCAGGAATTGGGCCTCATTATAGTTTGGGCCTGTAGGAAAAGTCCAAACccttttatctattttatcaCAAGTCCCATGGCCCACGCCAACCGTTAATTTTGACCTAAATCCCACATGTTCAACCTGCTCGTTATCAGCGATTAAATCACTGATTTTTGCCCCTTTCCAATCTATTGTCCAATGGTCCTTGTCCATTGTCTTCTTCGTCTCATGCAAGACCACTCTCGGCTGGACTTCCGGCCAGATCGGAATAAAGTAAGCTAGATCCTTATCCGCAATCTTTACTTCTTTTGGATCTGTTCCCCTATCACCCTTAATCTTCAATCTTGCCCATTTTAGGTGATTCTTCAGAGAAGTCTCTTCCTCTGTTTCCAGCCAACCTCCACACTCTCCACACTGATCTCCAATGGCCTTGAATATTTTTTCCGTCCACAAGTGAAGTGGAAGCCCCACAGCCCTTATCCATGTCGAAGTTCCGCGGTTTGTGCAACATCCAGCCGTAGGAGACCACCAGTCCAAGTGCAGCTTTGAATGTCTCCATGCACATTCTCCATGGATAATGTGCTCTGCCATGTTCCTGTTTGGGAATTCAAATAGAAAGGTGCATCCCCCCATCTCGTAGATGTTGACCCCAAAAGACTTCTTCCAGGTGTTNTCTGTTTCCAGCCAACCTCCACACTGATCTCCAATGGCCTTGAATATTTTTCTGTCCATAAGTGAAGTGGAAGCCCCACAGCCCTTATCCATGTCGAAGTTCCGCGATTTGTGCAACATCCAACCGTAGGAGACCACCATTCCAAGTGCATCTTAGAATGTCTCCATGCCCATTCTCCATGGATAATGTGCTCCGCCATGTTCCTGTTTGGGAATTCAAATAGAAAGGTGCATCCCCCCATCTCGTAGATGTTGACCCCAAAAGACTTCTTCCAGGTGTTGACCGCCCATTTTCTGATATCTGAGAGTGTGGGAAGCTCCTTCAGATCTGTATTGAACCTTCCAACGATGCATCTAGCAAGTAGACCCTTCTCCTGCCCAGTGTTTCCATCCGTGATAGAGATGGCTTTCTTGTTGCGGTTTATGACAGCTTCCGATGCTTCCTTGGACTGCCACTTGCTGGTTCTGACCGAATCAGCATATAGGATTTTTGGGTCTGCCATTCTGGGCTTGTCCGTCAAAGAAGGACCTTTTGTATCTTTAATGAAGTTTGCTATCTTTAATGCTATGTCTCCCCACCCCGTATTTAATGCATACTCAGGTAGTATAATAACAGATCTATTCCCCCCTTGTACCGTTACTATACTAATGAATCTGCCGAATCTGTTATGTTTTCTGGAGCAAAAGAAATCTGCAAACTGTTCATTCATCTTCCATCTTCTCGTATGCGTACCGTTGTCCGTTGAAGCTTCACGTAGAGCAAAAACGATCCATTCCATGGTCTTCCTGTTGAAAGTAAGCCTGCGCATCAATTTCCTGCTTCTTTCCACCCAATCAAACCAAATATCTGACCTCGATGTGATCTTTGTTATGTCGTATGACTTGAACCCTACTGCGAAATAGATTCTGCTCTCTCCCATGGCGACAGAAGATCACCGGAAAAGAGTTTCTTTCCCTCCCTCGGGAAGTGTGCCAGAGAgagaaatttcaattttttttgtatattttttgtcGGACACACATTTCATGCAAAACATCCCTAGAAAGTCATTACATTTGATTCACAATGATTGTCTGACTGTGGTTTCTTTCCTGAATGTTTCTCACCAAAGCTCTAATACTATGCGAGAACTAAAGACACggaaattattattatcttgCGTATCTACATTATTATACTGAGCCCTttgttttggttttattttgatAGTATTATAATAACTCTTTTCTCATGTGGGACACTATAATTTAATATTCTAACAATAATGATACtgatattatttaaaaattttaggTTTTTCCTCGGATATAAATCTATGATTAGTTGAAGTATTCCTGGAAAAGCAATAGGTTCAAAATCAACGCACTAGCAAGACAACGTATTCCTAACTAGAAGATATCAACTATatgaatcttcttcttttattttgtcctGAATTGTAGGTCTTTACAACTTCCTTCTATGTAATTTTAGGTTTACCTCGTCCCCTTGCCTTTATTCACCATAGTTTCACACCTATGGATCGGTGAATTTGTAGGTCAATGCAGAACATGAGCAAATCATCTCAAGCGACCTTCTCtcatttttatctttgattATGTGCACCTTCGGGTAATTGTGcttgtttttaattttatataatcttATAGGACCCCACTTCCATTCTAGTATTCGCATCTCTACAACACTCATCTTTTGATATGTGGGATTTTAGCAGTCCATCATTTACTACCATATAATGTAGCCGGTCTAACTCGTAGATAAAACAGTAGATGAGAaaatgataattcttttcatggtTGTAGATGCTTTGTGGATGTTCATTGCttgattttttctctttcttattGAATTGTTCAGATCATATTATGGCTGATAATATGGTGGAAGCCTGTTCCAGCACTTGTCATCTTATCTAAGGCGTTCTTTGCAGGTCTGTGTCTTATggttaacttattttaaatatattttctattgcATGGATATGTTGCAACTGCACTGACACATTTTCTTTTGTACTTGCATTATTTTGCAGGTGTATCTCTATTTGCAGCCTTGGGGTTTCTTCTTTATGGAGGAAGGTAAGATGTAATTTCTTTACCAGTGATTGGATCTAACCTCTGAAGGTGTGTGTTGGTGTAACCACATATCTTAGAAGCACAAGAACAAGCAGCATTCATATGCCGTGCATTTATTTCTGTCCTTTGTGAGAAATTGTCTATGTTTATCGAAAGAATATATGCCTAATGGCTATACAGAGCCTTAAACCTCTTCTACGAAAGCCTTAACCACTTCCATTTTCGTAAATGTCTGTTAGTTATGCTGTGTAATTGTTGTATGCTTTGCTCAAGATTTTCTTTTGGATAAGCAATGATCTATGTACCCAGCTGCAAATCCATATATTTTAACCTTTCTGAGATTAATTAAGCTGAGTTTCTGGGATCACCTTTTTCTGAACTTAGGTATTTCCTATAGTAAGCTGCGTCCCAGGTAGTAGATATCGTTCGACCTCTGATTGCCAATGCATACGGTTTTATCATTTATCTATAGCAGTCCATATTGCTATGCTTTACACCCTGGTGCCTTCCTGTTGTTGCCCAACATTTGACTATTTTCATTGGCACCAAACTTGTGTTCGACACATTGTGATTGATAACTTCGTTGAATCATAGGACTGTGAGCTCCTTTTTCTTAACTTGCTCATTTCTCAACCaaaaattataacatcttaGCTGCAATTCTTGGCTCTCAGCAACAAAAAAAAGCACTTGTAGGGATTCACATCATGACGGAGCCGACAATAATCTGCCACTATGAATACATAAGACTCGCTGCATGATAGAACTCTATGTACTGGTATACAAGGATATAGTGACATTTTAGCTGCTATAATCGTCTAAATTTTTTACTTCGCTTATTCATCTACTAGATTTGTGCTAACAAAATCTCCTGCAttgtaattttgaaatgtgTAGTGTGTAACCTAATTAGGTCCTGATTAATATTGATATGAGTTCACTCTTTGCATGCTATTGGAAGTAGGTTCTACATGTTCGTTTAGTTTGTCCCTTCACCTTTGTTCATACACACTTCAATATAGTTTGAGGTGAAAAAACATGTTAAGTGGATAAGTCATGTGTCGATACCTATTTGACGATCACAATTTTCCTTCACCTTACATCACCTCTTGCAGGCTTTTCCTTATGTTACGGCGTTTCCCTGTAGAATCAAAGGGGAGACAGAAGAAACTACAGGAAGTATGTCGCTCACTATGTATCTTTCATTATTAGTTGCTGTTCTTCTTGTTTAATGTCATCTAACTCTACATATATATTTTGGGATCTGCAGGTTGGTTATGTGACAACAATATGTTTTTCATGCTTCCTGATTAGATGCATTATGGTAAGACCACATTTCTTGTTAGTAAACTATTCTTAACTGAATTATGACCATACCACAAAAAGCCTTGCAAAGGAGTCCATCCACATTGTGCTGTGTGATTGACTTCTGTGGGTTCTCCCCATATGGTATTTTTATATTGTAAATGTTGTTGTAAATTAGTCTTAGTTTATACTTCTAGGATTTCAACTGAAGTTT
This portion of the Solanum stenotomum isolate F172 unplaced genomic scaffold, ASM1918654v1 scaffold10162, whole genome shotgun sequence genome encodes:
- the LOC125849719 gene encoding uncharacterized protein LOC125849719 gives rise to the protein MELIDPPLEGGNYTWANLEAVSRIDKIMYSSEWGESFCNVKQELLPRVCSDHAPIALKSGRWSHTKSYFKFEGWWLETEGFNERIKDWWTSFEFEGRPDFILASKLKAMKTKLKDWSVSTYGNLEKRKKEMLNRVHEFDEIQQSRPLTEVETLQKASVVKEFEEYAKKEGIAWRQRSRTLWIKQGDKNTKFFQRMATAHKRFNHIDKLVVEDQELEVVQGK
- the LOC125849720 gene encoding tobamovirus multiplication protein 3-like, with product IVQIILWLIIWWKPVPALVILSKAFFAGVSLFAALGFLLYGGRLFLMLRRFPVESKGRQKKLQEVGYVTTICFSCFLIRCIMMCFNAFDEAADLDVLYHPILNFVYYLLVEILPSSLVLFILRKLPPKRGITQYHPIR